The following is a genomic window from Bacillus kexueae.
AAATAAGAGTAAATGGTGGGTGAGGGAAAATGAAGATACTTCACCAAGTAACGGTCAAACAAATATTAACGGAATCGAGTAAAACGAATCTAATGGAAAAATTTCGTTTGCAAAAAGAAAGACTAGAACGAGAATGTGATCAACTGTACTTTCAATTAAAAAAAGTAAAAGGCAATCAATTACTAGTGTCCCAATATCAAAAAGAGATTGAAAAAAGAAAAGAAAAGATTAAAACGACCGAATTTCAAATGGAACAATTACATATTTTACCTCTCGGGAGTG
Proteins encoded in this region:
- a CDS encoding YlqD family protein, whose protein sequence is MKILHQVTVKQILTESSKTNLMEKFRLQKERLERECDQLYFQLKKVKGNQLLVSQYQKEIEKRKEKIKTTEFQMEQLHILPLGSELKEKELNAIIDISVGDNWDELMNEKTIVIKDGIIQDIR